One part of the Aspergillus luchuensis IFO 4308 DNA, chromosome 5, nearly complete sequence genome encodes these proteins:
- a CDS encoding uncharacterized protein (COG:O;~EggNog:ENOG410PWH7;~InterPro:IPR011118), whose product MVSSPVSTTIHSNVSISSSNFNPAATISYCDVTFNYTHTGRNDRVALTYWLPAPADFKNRFLTTGGEAYEINEGSSTSGSLPGGLMYGAVASLTDGGFNGQSFDDVFLLANGTVDWKSTSCSVTKGSMR is encoded by the coding sequence ATGGTTTCCAGCCCTGTCTCGACTACCATCCATTCGAACGTGTCCATCAGCAGCTCCAACTTTAATCCGGCTGCTACCATCAGCTACTGCGATGTCACCTTCAACTACACCCACACCGGTCGAAATGACCGAGTGGCCCTCACTTACTGGCTGCCCGCCCCGGCTGATTTCAAGAATCGGTTCCTTACCACCGGTGGCGAGGCATACGAGATTAACGAGGGTTCCAGTACCTCTGGATCCTTGCCCGGTGGTCTCATGTATGGAGCGGTTGCTAGCCTCACCGACGGTGGGTTCAATGGTCAATCCTTTGACGacgtcttccttcttgccaATGGCACTGTCGACTGGAAAAGCACTTCATGTTCGGTTACCAAGGGATCCatgagatga
- a CDS encoding uncharacterized protein (COG:O;~EggNog:ENOG410PU84;~InterPro:IPR011118): MDYYPPPCDLELIVNATIAACDPLDGRADGVVARSDLCKLHFNYSSLIGAPYYCAASSGGSSLGPGFIKRQSMSSTPEQNGTVTKEAVQLVQTLLAGLKDTQGRQAYLYFKPGADFDDAETTYDSETGTWGLSIDGNGGEFVAKFVNLQEADTLSTLDNVTYDTIRDWMQMGWTMYEDTLMTHNPDLSVLQQSYGRILHFHGEQDASVPTASSVHYYEAVRKIMFPNESLNTSAAAVSRVAEA; the protein is encoded by the coding sequence ATGGATTACTACCCGCCTCCGTGCGATTTGGAGCTGATTGTAAACGCCACCATCGCTGCTTGCGATCCGCTGGATGGCCGCGCAGACGGAGTTGTCGCCCGCTCCGACCTGTGCAAGCTGCATTTCAACTACAGCTCCTTGATCGGCGCTCCCTACTACTGCGCGGCCAGCTCCGGTGGCAGCAGTCTTGGTCCCGGGTTTATTAAACGGCAGTCCATGAGCTCGACCCCGGAGCAGAACGGTACCGTCACCAAAGAAGCAGTCCAATTGGTTCAGACACTGCTCGCCGGTTTGAAGGACACCCAGGGTCGTCAGGCCTACTTGTACTTCAAACCCGGTGCGGACTTTGACGATGCTGAAACCACCTACGACTCAGAAACCGGCACCTGGGGCCTCAGTATTGACGGTAACGGGGGCGAGTTTGTGGCGAAGTTTGTGAACCTGCAGGAAGCGGACACGCTATCTACTCTCGACAATGTTACTTATGACACCATCCGCGACTGGATGCAAATGGGATGGACAATGTACGAGGACACCCTGATGACTCACAACCCCGATCTCAGCGTTCTTCAGCAATCCTATGGTAGGATTCTGCACTTCCACGGTGAGCAGGACGCCAGTGTGCCCACTGCCTCGTCTGTCCACTACTACGAGGCTGTGCGCAAGATTATGTTCCCCAACGAGTCTCTCAACACAAGTGCTGCCGCAGTGTCACGCGTCGCAGAAGCCTAG
- a CDS encoding uncharacterized protein (COG:I;~EggNog:ENOG410PMM4;~InterPro:IPR023213,IPR001242;~go_function: GO:0003824 - catalytic activity [Evidence IEA]), whose product MTECLLTRSQDLLRSEPIEVMLGAALHAFVRVFPDRGLPAMFNESHGRDALGDRCDISQTVGWFTTMAPVASSVGSSVLDTVRRVKDARHQLLRGGWPYLASRYLTPEGQASFGGHFPMEIILNYLGRYHIFEQGDGLFARLPAPDLPCLYPDLKQFSLFEILVTVDIGQLEVKFLYPRDIKHQSRIEEWIQQYRILLEEAFTGTEPLLSLNDFPLLSMGYKDLDRLAKEILPTIRGPATLTNLEELYPCTPIQSGLLVSQARNPAYYEYATIAEVYPPAAGQLVDAKRLARAWQELVRRHSILRTVFVESISPDRLCDQAVLRDWNGEVMYPQVDSRDPTAILEDLPGIEFAPGHSLHRLAICVAENGAVFVRLDMNHAISDGASTSILFRDLALAYHGKLVGSPLSQYRDFVSFLLQDDKQKHLAYWVDRLSGAEPCLLPLSVHSEGPSNEIEFTRVSLPQPVSQLRTFCIRNGVTLSTLLQAAWAMVLRIYCDSDRVCFGYLVSGRDVPIDGVENVIGPFLNILVCQLAFDLHFSPDYHHSPTE is encoded by the coding sequence ATGACGGAATGCCTCCTTACGCGGTCGCAGGACCTCCTTCGCAGTGAGCCGATTGAAGTCATGCTGGGAGCTGCCCTGCATGCATTTGTCCGTGTATTTCCAGACCGCGGTCTCCCAGCCATGTTCAACGAGAGCCATGGTCGTGATGCTCTAGGGGACCGATGCGACATATCACAAACGGTGGGCTGGTTCACCACAATGGCGCCTGTGGCTTCCAGTGTTGGTAGTAGTGTCCTGGACACCGTTCGTCGGGTCAAGGACGCCCgccaccagctgctgcgaGGAGGTTGGCCTTACTTAGCCAGCCGGTATCTGACGCCCGAAGGCCAAGCAAGCTTCGGTGGCCATTTCCCAATGGAAATCATTCTTAACTACCTTGGTCGATACCACATCTTTGAACAGGGTGACGGCTTGTTCGCTCGTCTCCCGGCTCCCGACCTCCCCTGTCTCTATCCAGACTTGAAGCAATTCTCTCTGTTCGAAATTCTGGTCACCGTAGATATTGGGCAGTTAGAGGTCAAGTTCTTGTACCCTCGGGATATCAAGCACCAATCAAGGATCGAGGAATGGATCCAACAGTATCGGATCCTGCTCGAAGAGGCCTTCACCGGCACAGAACCGTTGCTGTCTCTAAACGACTTCCCACTTCTCAGTATGGGTTATAAAGACCTGGACCGCCTGGCTAAAGAAATTCTCCCCACGATCCGGGGCCCCGCAACTCTGACCAATCTTGAGGAGCTATATCCTTGTACCCCCATCCAATCCGGCCTTTTGGTCTCACAAGCCCGCAATCCTGCTTACTATGAATACGCCACCATCGCAGAAGTTTATCCTCCAGCTGCCGGCCAACTCGTGGACGCAAAAAGACTTGCCCGGGCCTGGCAAGAGCTTGTTAGGAGACATTCGATTCTGCGCACGGTCTTCGTTGAGAGTATCTCCCCGGACAGGCTATGTGATCAGGCAGTCCTACGTGATTGGAATGGAGAAGTCATGTATCCCCAGGTTGACTCTCGTGATCCAACGGCTATTCTCGAGGATCTGCCGGGCATTGAATTCGCCCCTGGTCACTCTCTACACCGACTTGCTATATGTGTTGCAGAGAATGGAGCGGTGTTCGTTCGGCTTGACATGAACCATGCCATCAGTGATGGGGCGTCGACAAGTATTCTATTTCGTGACCTTGCCCTAGCCTACCATGGTAAACTCGTCGGCTCACCGTTATCTCAGTACCGCGACTTcgtttcctttctccttcagGATGACAAGCAAAAGCACCTTGCCTATTGGGTCGATCGCTTGTCTGGGGCCGAACCCtgtcttctccctctctctgtcCACTCTGAGGGCCCATCGAATGAAATCGAATTCACACGAGTTTCTCTACCACAGCCAGTTTCTCAACTACGAACCTTCTGTATCCGCAACGGGGTTACACTGTCCACTCTCTTGCAAGCTGCTTGGGCCATGGTTTTGCGCATATACTGCGACAGTGATCGTGTCTGCTTCGGTTACCTTGTGTCGGGAAGAGATGTCCCtattgatggtgttgagaatGTGATAGGACCTTTCCTCAATATTCTCGTCTGTCAGCTTGCATTCGACTTGCATTTTTCTCCTGATTACCATCATTCACCCACTGAGTAA
- a CDS encoding uncharacterized protein (COG:M;~EggNog:ENOG410PF7T;~InterPro:IPR000845,IPR035994;~PFAM:PF01048;~go_function: GO:0003824 - catalytic activity [Evidence IEA];~go_process: GO:0009116 - nucleoside metabolic process [Evidence IEA]), producing MSGPRISPYANEDYTVGWICALPIELAAARGMLDGEDHGEPQTSPAAADQNRYTLGTVGHFRVVIACLPKNQLGSSSATASVKDMLFTFPNIRIGLCVDIGAGIPDYNSQDEQDIRLGDVVISSDSKTGGVVAYAFGKKLADGSFETRSALTPPPRSLSTALGAMQAQHMMAENKIAFYVDQMLEKHPFMRKKGYSRPDQSLDRLFKSEYIHAAGKNCSKCDDSETVEREDRFDDGPVIHYGTIASGDIVVKNSALRDEIRDKHGAICLGMEAAGFMNNFPCVVIRGISDYADAHKNDRWQPYAAAVAAACAKEYLEHVQVKDVSGEPTAKSIFEKVQDGY from the coding sequence ATGTCTGGGCCCCGAATATCGCCCTATGCCAACGAAGACTACACCGTGGGCTGGATATGTGCTCTCCCTATTGAATTAGCTGCAGCAAGGGGCATGCttgatggggaagaccaTGGAGAGCCCCAGACTTCACCAGCAGCGGCAGATCAAAATCGCTATACGCTGGGGACAGTTGGACATTTCCGAGTGGtcattgcttgcttgccGAAGAATCAGCttggctcttcttccgcgaCCGCTTCGGTAAAGGACATGCTATTCACCTTCCCCAATATTCGCATTGGTCTCTGCGTGGATATCGGTGCTGGCATTCCTGACTACAACAGCCAGGATGAACAGGACATTCGCCTCGGGGATGTTGTGATCAGTAGTGACTCCAAAACCGGGGGTGTGGTGGCCTATGCATTCGGTAAGAAACTGGCCGATGGATCGTTCGAGACTCGGTCTGCTTTGACTCCACCTCCTCGATCATTGAGTACGGCTCTTGGGGCAATGCAAGCACAGCATATGATGGCAGAGAACAAGATAGCGTTTTACGTTGACCAAATGCTTGAGAAGCATCCATTCATGCGCAAAAAGGGATATTCCCGTCCGGACCAATCCTTGGATCGGCTGTTCAAGTCAGAGTACATTCATGCTGCGGGGAAGAATTGCTCGAAATGCGACGATTCGGAGACTGTAGAGCGGGAGGACCGTTTCGATGATGGTCCAGTCATTCATTATGGGACAATCGCATCGGGGGACATCGTCGTCAAGAATTCCGCGTTACGCGATGAAATTCGAGATAAGCACGGGGCTATCTGCCTCGGAATGGAGGCTGCAGGATTCATGAACAATTTCCCGTGCGTGGTAATCAGAGGAATCTCTGATTACGCCGACGCGCATAAGAATGACCGCTGGCAGCCCTATGCGGCTGCGGTGGCAGCTGCGTGCGCGAAGGAGTATCTGGAACATGTGCAAGTGAAGGATGTAAGCGGAGAGCCGACGGCGAAGTCTATATTTGAGAAAGTGCAAGACGGTTATTAA
- a CDS encoding Zn(II)2Cys6 transcription factor (COG:K;~EggNog:ENOG410PRHZ;~InterPro:IPR036864,IPR007219,IPR001138;~PFAM:PF00172,PF04082;~go_function: GO:0000981 - DNA-binding transcription factor activity, RNA polymerase II-specific [Evidence IEA];~go_function: GO:0003677 - DNA binding [Evidence IEA];~go_function: GO:0008270 - zinc ion binding [Evidence IEA];~go_process: GO:0006351 - transcription, DNA-templated [Evidence IEA];~go_process: GO:0006355 - regulation of transcription, DNA-templated [Evidence IEA]), protein MNSPPPRQPGRQRRPRVPDALRKRAARACLPCRQHKEKCHGGGPPCARCQQYNRTCHFEDTRPKPTGMSAVPSQREFQTERIIRHFLGEDISLDPARLEETADLLESGRYRGTPPETRGVEDEDQTPESYSLEPLSTNTMHYSGELSHWNFSKMIRRRLQSLGTPKGQKDGLNPSDGFFRATGLQSASSCVASAIGYLPPRPVAEFLTNTFLEYAQTNYFYFPESVFREKMDYYYSVDRPLVIDDAGWICTLLMTFAIGTQFAYMQTSSTEKPPFSEDIPDDRIGMDLYRFSCRLIPDLITTASLETVQAFLLLGVYTLPIDTAGLAYTYYGLAIKMAIQNGMHRKHIAPSVSPVIVDWRNRLWWTAYSLESRISILHGRPVSVSPSETDADMPADLVKLRQPSGISNLPNVTAAIHLTKKLGKVAQIILRLRRCPRSHQDTYLHQLCNLRMDLSRWWDSLPKTLHCRDLDPAGPLFRSNVHLELNYATALIYMGRPFIFLQNESADSGGYGSQKEGGRAELIETFSRNCTRAAIRIIDLCQLLHDSVGLARVSYTEFSSCRTALLALIAQLLSGSSEPIGGALTRGMGLIRQICVGLESARSEIAVIEALERARQQLGLGERSPLGDSSETGYDRFQKWAKLWRLGPLNSEAFSPPAGVESPNNPGSIPSFDGFFSSFPQELDAFAAIPGSEDTAAPPSIWPVPDAFLSFPGNVDAELEFDRPQ, encoded by the exons ATGAATTCCCCACCCCCCCGTCAGCCTGGTCGTCAGAGACGACCACGAGTTCCTGATGCGCTCCGCAAGAGAGCCGCGCGCGC ATGCCTGCCTTGTCGCCAACACAAGGAAAAAT GCCATGGTGGCGGTCCGCCCTGCGCACGCTGCCAACAATACAACCGCACCTGCCACTTCGAAGATACTCGACCAAAGCCGACAGGTATGTCTGCAGTACCGTCGCAGCGTGAGTTCCAAACGGAGCGCATTATACGTCACTTCCTAGGCGAGGACATCTCGCTTGATCCCGCTCGGCTAGAGGAGACCGCGGACTTGCTGGAAAGCGGACGGTATCGCGGGACCCCTCCAGAGACGCGaggagtggaggatgaagaccaGACACCGGAGAGCTATTCGTTGGAGCCATTGTCAACGAACACCATGC ACTATTCAGGGGAATTGTCGCACTGGAATTTCTCCAAAATGATCCGCCGACGTCTACAGAGCTTGGGTACTCCTAAAGGACAGAAAGAT GGCTTAAATCCCTCGGATGGATTCTTTCGCGCTACTGGCCTGCAGTCGGCCAGTTCGTGTGTCGCCTCCGCCATAGGATACTTACCACCTCGTCCTGTTGCCGAATTTCTTACCAATACCTTCCTCGAGTATGCACAGACaaactatttctatttcCCCGAGTCAGTCTttcgggagaagatggactACTATTATTCTGTCGACAGGCCGCTTGTGATCGACGATGCGGGTTGGATTTGTACCCTGTTAATGACGTTTGCGATTGGCACTCAATTTGCATACATGCAAACTTCCTCGACGGAGAAGCCTCCTTTTTCGGAAGACATTCCTGACGATCGCATTGGAATGGATCTATATCGGTTCTCGTGTCGTTTGATCCCTGAtctcatcaccaccgcctcGCTTGAGACTGTGCAGGCCTTTCTATTACTGGGTGTGTATACGTTGCCGATTGATACCGCAGGATTGGCCTACACGTACTACGGCCTGGCCATCAAAATGGCCATCCAGAATGGAATGCACCGGAAGCATATTGCGCCGTCGGTTTCACCAGTGATAGTGGATTGGCGGAACCGTTTGTGGTGGACAGCGTATTCCCTTGAAAG CCGTATCAGCATCCTCCATGGCCGTCCTGTATCCGTGTCTCCCTCTGAAACAGACGCCGACATGCCTGCTGACCTGGTTAAGCTGCGCCAACCCAGCGGTATCTCGAATTTACCGAATGTCACGGCCGCCATCCACTTGACAAAAAAGCTTGGGAAAGTGGCCCAGATTATCTTACGACTGCGACGATGTCCGCGTAGTCATCAAGATACCTATCTGCACCAACTATGCAACCTGAGGATGGACTTGAGCAGGTGGTGGGACTCGCTCCCGAAAACATTGCACTGCCGCGACCTTGATCCAGCCGGGCCCTTATTTCGGTCCAATGTGCACCTTGAGCTAAACTACGCTACCGCACTAATTTACATGGGCCGGCCTTTTATCTTTCTACAAAATGAGAGCGCGGATAGCGGTGGATATGGATCACAAAAAGAAGGTGGTCGTGCCGAGTTAATCGAGACGTTCTCGCGAAACTGCACACGAGCAGCCATAAGAATCATTGACCTTTGTCAGCTGCTGCATGACTCGGTAGGACTCGCACGCGTGTCATACACAGAGTTCAGTTCGTGCCGCACAGCTTTGCTGGCCTTGATTGCGCAGCTCCTCAGCGGGTCATCAGAACCAATAGGTGGCGCCCTAACGCGAGGAATGGGCCTGATCCGCCAGATCTGTGTAGGGTTGGAGTCGGCTCGGTCGGAGATTGCAGTAATCGAAGCGCTTGAGCGTGCTCGGCAGCAGCTTGGTCTCGGCGAACGATCTCCCCTAGGAGATTCGTCTGAAACAGGCTATGACCGATTCCAGAAATGGGCCAAGCTCTGGCGCCTAGGTCCTTTGAACTCGGAAGCTTTTTCACCTCCAGCAGGAGTTGAGTCGCCCAACAATCCAGGCAGTATTCCTTCATTTGACGGATTTTTCTCCTCGTTTCCGCAGGAACTTGATGCCTTTGCAGCGATTCCAGGCTCCGAGGATACTGCAGCGCCGCCTAGCATATGGCCTGTGCCGGATGCATTCCTCTCGTTCCCTGGAAATGTGGACGCCGAATTGGAGTTTGATAGGCCTCAATGA
- a CDS encoding Zn(II)2Cys6 transcription factor (COG:S;~EggNog:ENOG410PMPA;~InterPro:IPR036864,IPR021858,IPR001138;~PFAM:PF00172,PF11951;~go_function: GO:0000981 - DNA-binding transcription factor activity, RNA polymerase II-specific [Evidence IEA];~go_function: GO:0008270 - zinc ion binding [Evidence IEA];~go_process: GO:0006355 - regulation of transcription, DNA-templated [Evidence IEA]), translated as MTRDTLLMKTTDCCIKPPVRSRSGCLTCRRRKKRCDERRPSCTGCQRNRLECQWESVDSIVWPKRRKTRAGLAEKLLPDQAQGMVNVFSVLTPDIVSRLLRHFLNASPRWLSTRTGSRRTDYLKWLSPALSKSHVVRSCVLAIAAADLLKYYRNHPQLQHAAAEYYGQAVSSLRGAIESEMALASLSGGFLSGTNHLQASIPYFANMNLDYTPLSVLLLCLHETQNFTSRERILPHLNAAAFMLQNRIHCGSMNTELRGYLFEMFCYFFALARFSLGSKLLIAQADPIFASPSIIRLIQHGHIMGTSQSLFIAIYRISRLSHNLQSSKSADVLPARQELLLMDQELRAYQSQLTHDNTMDQEHLNDVITSNLYSLACRIHIKALFPPHGSDDKDIVHSLVDEFINNLQHLPPHSPSQNILCWPLVVAGLSARNSAHQRIIVAKLNNIHEEWKSAVFSKSADFLRDSGEGIGR; from the exons ATGACGCGAGATACGCTTCTTATGAAAACTACCGATTGTTGTATTAAACCTCCCGTGAGATCTCGATCGGGATGTCTGACATGCCGGCGGCGGAAAAAGAGATGCGATGAGCGTCGCCCTTCCTGCACTGGCTGTCAGCGTAACCGCCTTGAATGCCAGTGGGAATCTGTTGACTCGATTGTATGGCCCAAACGCCGGAAGACAAGGGCGGGATTGGCCGAGAAATTACTCCCTGACCAGGCACAAGGAATGGTGAACGTGTTCTCAGTCCTAACGCCCGACATAGTCTCCCGCTTGCTCCGTCACTTCCTCAACGCTAGCCCAAGATGGTTATCAACTAGAACTGGATCTCGAAGGACAGACTACTTGAAGTGGCTTTCTCCTGCTCTATCAAAGAGTCATGTTGTGCGCAGTTGCGTCCTTGCAATAGCTGCGGCGGATTTGCTCAAATACTACCGTAACCACCCACAATTACAGCATGCCGCCGCTGAATACTACGGTCAAGCTGTGTCTAGCCTCAGAGGAGCAATTGAGAGCGAAATGGCCCTCGCTTCGCTATCTGGCGGTTTTCTTTCTGGTACAAATCATCTCCAAGCATCCATTCCATATTTCGCTAATATGAACCTAGACTACACTCCGCTGTCCGTCCTGTTGCTATGTCTACATGAG ACTCAAAATTTTACGAGCCGCGAGAGAATCCTTCCGCACCTCAATGCAGCGGCTTTTATGCTGCAAAATCGCATTCACTGCGGCAGCATGAACACTGAGTTAAGAGGATATTTATTTGAGATGTTTTGCTACTTTTTTGCCTTAGCTCGTTTCTCTTTGGGTTCCAAACTATTGATCGCACAAGCGGATCCTATCTTCGCCTCCCCGTCAATCATCCGCCTAATTCAGCACGGGCATATCATGGGAACCTCACAGTCTTTGTTCATCGCCATTTACCGCATATCCCGTCTGTCCCATAACTTGCAGTCTAGCAAATCTGCCGACGTGCTTCCCGCACGACAGGAACTTTTGCTGATGGACCAAGAATTAAGGGCCTATCAAAGCCAGCTCACCCATGATAATACTATGGACCAGGAGCATCTCAATGATGTCATTACATCGAACCTGTACAGTTTGGCATGCCGCATCCACATCAAGGCACTCTTTCCACCACATGGGTCAGACGACAAAGACATAGTTCACTCTCTGGTGGATGAGTTCATAAACAACTTACAGCACCTTCCTCCGCACTCGCCTTCGCAAAACATACTGTGCTGGCCACTAGTTGTTGCGGGCCTGTCCGCAAGAAATTCTGCACATCAACGTATCATCGTTGCAAAGCTGAACAATATACACGAAGAGTGGAAGTCAGCCGTCTTCTCGAAAAGTGCTGATTTCCTGCGAGACAGTGGCGAAGGGATAGGGAGATGA
- a CDS encoding uncharacterized protein (SECRETED:SignalP(1-21)) has product MPPFLWLRYFDLFLLAPDCSTHSVPPTCRGHQLGALEYPAYANSGDVASLAMLTALHDYSLPDHSNLQRMLLVGDLPRHKATQEVNLFPQWTWLFCQYRTLITEIS; this is encoded by the coding sequence ATGCCTCCGTTCTTATGGCTGAGGTATTTCGACTTGTTTCTCTTGGCGCCAGACTGTTCAACTCATTCTGTTCCGCCTACATGCCGTGGACACCAATTAGGTGCACTTGAATATCCTGCATATGCCAACAGCGGTGACGTGGCCTCCCTCGCCATGCTGACAGCGCTGCACGATTATTCTTTGCCCGACCACAGTAATCTTCAGCGCATGCTTTTGGTGGGAGATCTTCCAAGACACAAAGCAACACAAGAAGTAAACCTGTTTCCTCAATGGACATGGCTCTTCTGTCAGTACAGAACTTTGATAACAGAAATCTCCTAG
- a CDS encoding proline racemase family protein (COG:E;~EggNog:ENOG410Q9UP;~InterPro:IPR008794;~PFAM:PF05544) gives MHAKRTINVVGVHAAGEVGDVIVGGVLDVPGKTMFDKMMYFWKNADDIRQIMLNEPRGRPSKNANLILPPCDPRADAGFIIMESEEYPPMSGSNTICTTTVLLETGMVKMQEPITTLNLDTAAGLVTVSAECESGKCKTVAFNNVPAFVFHLDLEVEVPGIGKVLCDIVWGGMMYAILDISQVGLTIDSSDGERIVEYGERVKRAVQRTVHPIHPENPGINGVTNLVFTEPLQSETSGKSARNATVVSPGRLDRSPCGTGTCARMAQLYARDELLVGESFRHISPIGTEFMGTIRGTTKVGEYNAILPTVKGSAWITSYQQVVLDPSDPFPEGFRVGDSWHVSK, from the coding sequence ATGCATGCCAAAAGAACAATCAATGTGGTTGGTGTTCATGCCGCCGGGGAAGTTGGCGATGTTATTGTCGGCGGCGTTTTGGATGTCCCGGGAAAAACCATGTTTGACAAAATGATGTACTTCTGGAAGAACGCAGACGATATCCGACAGATAATGTTGAATGAGCCGCGCGGTCGTCCCTCCAAAAATGCGAacctcatccttcctccctGTGACCCTCGGGCCGATGCAGGCTTTATCATCATGGAAAGCGAGGAGTATCCTCCGATGTCCGGTTCGAACACAATTTGCACAACTACCGTTTTGCTGGAAACAGGCATGGTCAAAATGCAAGAACCAATCACAACACTCAATTTAGATACCGCAGCTGGCCTTGTCACCGTCAGTGCTGAATGCGAATCCGGGAAATGCAAGACAGTCGCTTTTAACAACGTTCCTGCATTTGTGTTCCATCTTGATTTAGAAGTTGAGGTCCCTGGGATTGGCAAGGTTCTGTGTGATATCGTCTGGGGTGGAATGATGTATGCAATTCTTGACATCAGTCAAGTTGGTCTGACCATCGATTCAAGCGATGGAGAGCGAATTGTCGAATATGGCGAACGAGTTAAACGTGCCGTACAACGAACGGTCCACCCTATTCATCCAGAAAATCCGGGAATTAACGGCGTGACCAATTTGGTTTTTACAGAGCCACTACAGAGTGAAACTTCAGGAAAGTCTGCACGCAATGCTACTGTTGTGTCGCCCGGACGCCTTGATCGAAGTCCCTGTGGAACTGGTACATGCGCTCGGATGGCTCAGCTATATGCCCGAGATGAGCTTCTAGTCGGCGAGTCTTTCCGTCATATCAGCCCTATTGGTACTGAATTCATGGGCACAATTCGGGGAACAACCAAGGTCGGAGAGTATAACGCGATTCTCCCTACTGTTAAAGGAAGTGCCTGGATTACGAGTTATCAACAAGTCGTTCTAGATCCTAGCGACCCATTCCCCGAGGGTTTTCGAGTTGGTGATTCGTGGCACGTGTCGAAATAG